From one Deinococcus aerophilus genomic stretch:
- a CDS encoding AAA family ATPase gives MLIVFSGLPGTGKSTLARSIAYRLHAAYLRVDSVEAALLHAGMPKVTVEGYAAIYALEPVLEMKRLSQTVFSYCDQPAEQETG, from the coding sequence ATGCTCATTGTCTTTTCAGGCTTACCAGGAACGGGAAAGAGCACCCTCGCCCGATCCATCGCTTATCGGCTTCATGCGGCTTACCTGCGTGTTGATAGTGTGGAAGCGGCCCTGCTCCACGCTGGTATGCCAAAGGTCACTGTCGAAGGGTATGCCGCCATTTATGCCCTAGAGCCCGTTTTGGAAATGAAAAGACTGTCTCAGACAGTCTTTTCATATTGTGACCAGCCGGCGGAGCAGGAGACGGG
- a CDS encoding bifunctional folylpolyglutamate synthase/dihydrofolate synthase — protein MHPGLTRVRALLSRVGNPQRAFGVVLVGGTNGKGSTAAVLAAMLQADGRRTALFTSPHLTRFNERFRVNGQELPESEVAAALARLRPHAEATDATFFEIVTALGALLFAEAGAEVAVMEVGLGGRLDSTNALDPVLSVITNVGLDHTAVLGDTVEAIATEKAGILRSGLPAVTGVVGGLLPILRATGAGVWALGEELHPQTRSLGWRGAEVDLELPAGSVAFQTPLLGTHGARNAALAAAAALRLGVSPAAVQQGAAAATWPGRLEVLPWRGGRILLDGAHNPDGARALAAALVDLQVRPLPLIFGVAEDKAVAEVVRALRPHASRVILTRAVLSPRAAHPDTLAPHFAEVPVTLTDSPQEALAVLEAYSAPLALVCGSLYLIGEVRPLLLGHSGEGRERWQ, from the coding sequence ATGCATCCGGGGCTGACGCGGGTGCGCGCGCTGCTCTCGCGGGTCGGGAATCCGCAGCGGGCGTTTGGGGTGGTCCTGGTGGGGGGCACCAACGGCAAAGGGTCCACGGCCGCCGTGCTCGCTGCCATGCTGCAGGCGGACGGCCGGCGCACGGCCCTGTTCACCAGCCCCCACCTGACCCGCTTTAACGAGCGCTTCCGGGTCAATGGTCAGGAGTTGCCTGAATCTGAGGTTGCCGCTGCCCTCGCCCGCCTGCGCCCCCACGCCGAGGCGACAGACGCGACCTTTTTCGAGATCGTCACGGCCCTGGGAGCGCTGCTGTTCGCGGAAGCGGGGGCAGAGGTGGCGGTCATGGAGGTGGGCCTGGGGGGACGGCTGGATTCCACCAACGCGCTTGATCCGGTTCTCAGCGTGATCACCAACGTCGGCCTTGACCACACGGCGGTCCTGGGAGACACAGTAGAGGCCATCGCCACCGAGAAGGCGGGCATCCTGCGCTCGGGGCTTCCGGCGGTGACCGGGGTGGTGGGTGGCCTGCTGCCCATCCTGCGGGCCACCGGAGCCGGGGTATGGGCCCTGGGCGAGGAACTGCACCCGCAGACCCGGTCTCTGGGCTGGCGGGGAGCCGAGGTTGATCTGGAACTGCCCGCCGGCTCGGTGGCCTTCCAGACGCCCCTGCTGGGGACGCACGGGGCGAGGAACGCTGCGCTGGCGGCGGCGGCGGCGCTACGCTTGGGGGTTTCCCCGGCGGCTGTCCAGCAGGGAGCAGCCGCGGCCACCTGGCCCGGACGGCTGGAAGTGCTGCCGTGGCGGGGCGGGCGCATTCTGCTGGACGGTGCACACAATCCGGACGGTGCGCGGGCGCTGGCCGCCGCCCTGGTGGACCTGCAGGTGCGGCCGCTGCCACTCATCTTCGGAGTGGCGGAGGACAAGGCGGTGGCGGAGGTGGTGCGGGCGCTGCGGCCCCATGCGTCGCGGGTGATCCTGACCCGCGCGGTCCTGAGTCCCCGCGCCGCCCACCCCGACACGCTGGCCCCTCACTTCGCCGAGGTGCCCGTCACGCTGACCGACTCGCCGCAGGAGGCCCTGGCGGTGCTGGAGGCGTACTCCGCCCCTCTGGCGCTGGTGTGCGGCAGCCTCTACCTGATCGGCGAGGTCCGACCCCTGCTGCTGGGCCACAGCGGTGAGGGCCGCGAGCGGTGGCAATAG
- a CDS encoding S-layer homology domain-containing protein, translating to MKKSLLVLTAALSFGMAAAQTAAPASAPQVPALTDVPAGHWAKDAIDKLVSQGIILGYPDGTYRGTQNLTRYEAAVIIARLLDQVRTGEVPASSIDADTLTALQNAIQELAADLAALGVRVSDLEENAVSRDDFSRLEERVETIAASQGDAEAIANIQSQIDDLSARADDYDTLRADVDDNASSIAALNDLTVLLNQDILNLQDRVSAVEAAQADLVARADFDTLSGRVGTVEGRVTKVETSVSSLDNRVKQLEKYAFSLRPTLSATYYVARGTRDMDFDRLIPGTIFSTGDDGNSDTADTAVDYVDMARAQTPVSNTLTGFYGFSTAAATPVNVQGNTSLSFSIAFDNAGKVDTVTSASSGVFAKSAGKLNVNKVDLNFGVRAGLPTADSRYPDVTQDGTTYRPLFFYFKQGTADFTVGNAPVTVQFGKALKFKFADYLFDNDVVGRGDGFVVTVDGSTVPVIGAYKPTITVVYGSRNGNRDALTTTDTTTNVTTVTGFGDDFGAYKYYRGVRATITPVGTLKAGLSYAQEGLDTVGAQLAANYARNGDTTVTPNIAASNIVVTSDVVAFGADLHGAVGGWQIDSEYAQSRLITTTYAASTGAATTSQATERAFYGKVAGSLGPVKVYDLNYRNITAGYNKTAGIMEANPTAENSTAPYHNNQQGYGVKASAALGPVAVGAYYDRETNNAGTAGTTIVDRGAAAKVSLFNLVSVRGGYYEYLKETGAYDYVNALDGNGRRYSVRADITPGLGLAIGAYYNNVMINGARTQSDAQLFRNSKYNSYFGLTNNEFLNSAGCGVDHPGIARTGTDGVGGALNFTMANFTDKTCYTEFGAELKHDGKDAGALVKDLSFRIGYASRYRNFSGKYDNSFTYGDVLYGKKIGVVQVDVKGAFGMDRYADAERNRTDLAIDTNSVDNSNVAAIGVKVVTDPLNMIFKPSFEGQVGYYTRSHDYGTYQNAGNTVATTNQDYTSTALKYMAGVKFNEFLLPNTKLAVYYSGYQAKNRAYTPYNAGTNAAGYYADQNNGGATVSQDLLYVEGNYYDLSFGYGVGNLRLRDVPTGTTAPADARGQVFKISYKVNF from the coding sequence ATGAAGAAAAGCCTGCTCGTTCTCACCGCCGCACTGTCGTTCGGCATGGCCGCTGCCCAGACCGCAGCGCCCGCCAGCGCGCCCCAGGTGCCTGCACTGACCGACGTTCCCGCCGGTCACTGGGCCAAGGACGCCATCGACAAGCTCGTCAGCCAGGGCATCATCCTGGGCTACCCGGACGGCACGTACCGTGGCACCCAGAACCTGACCCGCTACGAAGCCGCCGTGATCATCGCGCGCCTGCTCGATCAGGTCCGCACCGGTGAAGTGCCAGCCAGCAGCATCGACGCCGACACCCTGACCGCGCTGCAGAACGCGATTCAGGAACTGGCTGCCGACCTCGCCGCCCTGGGCGTGCGCGTCAGCGACCTGGAAGAGAACGCCGTCAGCCGTGACGACTTCAGCCGCCTAGAAGAGCGTGTCGAGACCATCGCCGCTAGCCAGGGCGACGCTGAAGCCATCGCCAACATCCAGTCCCAGATCGACGACCTGAGCGCCCGCGCCGACGACTACGACACCCTGCGTGCCGACGTCGACGACAACGCCAGCTCCATCGCCGCCCTGAACGACCTGACCGTCCTGCTCAACCAAGACATCCTGAACCTGCAAGACCGCGTGAGCGCCGTCGAAGCGGCCCAGGCCGATCTGGTTGCACGCGCCGACTTCGACACCCTGTCGGGCCGCGTGGGCACCGTGGAAGGCCGTGTTACCAAGGTCGAGACCTCGGTCAGCAGCCTGGACAACCGCGTCAAGCAGCTGGAGAAGTACGCCTTCAGCCTGCGCCCCACGCTGAGCGCCACCTACTACGTGGCCCGCGGCACCCGCGACATGGACTTCGACCGCCTGATCCCCGGCACCATCTTCAGCACCGGTGATGACGGCAACAGCGACACCGCTGATACTGCGGTGGACTACGTCGACATGGCGCGCGCCCAGACCCCCGTCAGCAACACCCTGACCGGCTTCTACGGCTTCAGCACGGCCGCGGCCACCCCGGTCAACGTGCAGGGCAACACCAGCCTGAGCTTCAGCATTGCCTTCGACAACGCCGGCAAGGTCGACACCGTGACCAGCGCGTCCAGCGGCGTGTTCGCCAAGAGCGCTGGCAAGCTGAACGTCAACAAGGTGGACCTGAACTTCGGCGTCCGCGCTGGCCTGCCCACCGCCGACAGCCGTTACCCCGACGTGACCCAGGACGGCACCACCTACCGCCCCCTGTTCTTCTACTTCAAGCAGGGCACCGCCGACTTCACCGTGGGCAACGCCCCCGTGACCGTGCAGTTTGGCAAGGCCCTGAAGTTCAAGTTCGCCGACTACCTGTTTGACAACGACGTGGTTGGTCGCGGCGACGGCTTCGTGGTCACCGTTGACGGCAGCACGGTCCCCGTGATCGGCGCCTACAAGCCCACCATCACCGTGGTCTACGGCAGCCGCAACGGCAACCGTGACGCGCTGACGACCACCGACACCACCACCAACGTCACGACGGTCACGGGCTTTGGCGACGACTTCGGCGCGTACAAGTACTACCGTGGCGTCCGCGCGACCATCACTCCCGTCGGCACCCTGAAGGCGGGCCTGAGCTACGCCCAGGAAGGCCTGGACACCGTGGGTGCCCAGCTGGCCGCCAACTATGCCCGCAACGGCGACACGACCGTGACGCCCAACATCGCTGCGAGCAACATCGTGGTCACCAGCGACGTTGTTGCCTTCGGTGCGGACCTGCACGGTGCGGTCGGCGGCTGGCAGATCGACAGCGAGTACGCCCAGAGCCGTCTGATCACCACCACCTACGCTGCGAGCACGGGCGCGGCCACCACCAGCCAGGCCACCGAGCGCGCCTTCTACGGCAAGGTCGCCGGCAGCCTGGGACCGGTCAAGGTCTATGACCTGAACTACCGCAACATCACCGCTGGCTACAACAAGACCGCGGGCATCATGGAAGCCAACCCCACGGCGGAAAACAGCACCGCTCCCTACCACAACAACCAGCAGGGCTACGGCGTCAAGGCGTCGGCTGCGCTGGGACCAGTGGCCGTGGGCGCGTACTACGACCGCGAAACCAACAATGCCGGTACGGCGGGCACGACCATCGTGGACCGCGGCGCGGCAGCCAAGGTCAGCCTGTTCAACTTGGTCTCGGTGCGCGGCGGCTACTACGAGTACCTCAAGGAAACGGGCGCCTACGACTACGTGAATGCGCTTGACGGCAACGGCCGCCGCTACAGCGTGCGTGCGGACATCACCCCGGGCCTGGGCCTGGCGATCGGCGCGTACTACAACAACGTCATGATCAACGGGGCACGCACCCAGAGTGACGCCCAGCTGTTCCGTAACAGCAAGTACAACAGCTACTTCGGCCTGACCAACAACGAGTTCCTGAACTCGGCCGGCTGTGGCGTGGATCACCCCGGCATTGCCCGCACGGGCACCGACGGTGTGGGCGGCGCGCTGAACTTCACGATGGCCAACTTCACGGACAAGACCTGCTACACCGAGTTCGGTGCCGAGCTGAAGCATGACGGCAAGGATGCCGGCGCGCTGGTCAAGGACCTGTCCTTCCGCATCGGTTACGCCTCGCGTTACCGCAACTTCAGCGGCAAGTACGACAACAGCTTCACCTACGGCGACGTGCTGTACGGCAAGAAGATCGGCGTCGTCCAGGTGGACGTGAAGGGTGCCTTCGGCATGGACCGCTACGCGGACGCCGAGCGCAACCGCACCGATCTGGCCATCGACACCAACAGCGTGGACAACAGCAACGTGGCCGCCATTGGCGTGAAGGTTGTCACCGATCCTCTGAACATGATCTTCAAGCCCAGCTTCGAGGGTCAGGTCGGCTACTACACCCGCAGCCACGACTACGGCACCTACCAGAACGCCGGCAACACCGTGGCGACCACCAACCAGGACTACACTTCCACCGCGCTGAAGTACATGGCCGGCGTGAAGTTCAACGAGTTCCTGCTGCCCAACACCAAGCTGGCCGTGTACTACTCGGGCTACCAGGCCAAGAACCGCGCCTACACCCCGTACAACGCTGGCACCAACGCTGCGGGCTACTACGCCGACCAGAACAACGGTGGCGCGACCGTCAGCCAGGACCTGCTGTACGTGGAAGGCAACTACTACGACCTGTCCTTCGGCTACGGCGTGGGCAACCTGCGTCTGCGCGACGTGCCCACCGGCACCACTGCGCCCGCCGATGCCCGTGGCCAGGTCTTCAAGATCAGCTACAAGGTCAACTTCTAA
- a CDS encoding polymer-forming cytoskeletal protein, translating into MDAERHNPGAAPQAEPPRPAWLDLLHRESAGELSPAEHDLLRAVPDQVGVDRWRRALGAVTRQLGALPPPPLPGSVAAAAASDIAWRARLEAAPSRLPRSVAGAVVSDIAASLTLQDIQPPPLPRSLAAEVMDDVRTAHLLGAAPLPRSVAAAVAAEVTASARLTGVLPVPPLPSSVAAAVVPRLVREVERGQAPGSGQVRRPEVRPSPLPIPEGVPGLNAATAVRHNPAPLVLVLALMVGLTLLAITTAWPNLAAGALVLRTLLAQVSPLAGVGLGLLLLTSAAVSWRPGPVMRQVGAGAFALSAVLTLPALYAVAAHGDVRFGQNITVNEPVEGNVIAVGGHIQLEAGARVRGEVVTLLGDVRRAPGAQVSGRVNALLGHAPDDLDALETSPPQGIALATVAAFRPLLGWLGSAAWPQVFVTLTGGALLLLFVAGLAPTLASRQRHAPMRTLALGVLALAALSGPALALALSGLLGPALVAAALTAVLIAVGLSVSAYDVGRSVAHRLRLPVPDAVGALLGLSAVAASLGAPPLAFALSLIGGAWGAGTLLLARGGTRTQ; encoded by the coding sequence ATGGACGCGGAGCGACACAACCCGGGCGCAGCGCCGCAGGCCGAGCCACCACGACCCGCCTGGCTCGACCTGTTGCACCGCGAGTCCGCCGGAGAGTTGTCTCCGGCCGAGCACGACCTGCTGCGCGCCGTGCCCGATCAGGTGGGGGTGGACCGCTGGCGGCGGGCGCTCGGTGCGGTCACGCGGCAACTGGGTGCCCTGCCGCCGCCGCCATTGCCCGGCAGTGTGGCCGCCGCCGCCGCCTCAGACATCGCCTGGCGCGCCCGCCTGGAAGCTGCTCCGTCCCGGCTTCCCCGTTCCGTGGCGGGGGCAGTCGTCTCGGACATCGCCGCCTCGCTGACCCTGCAAGATATCCAGCCGCCTCCCCTGCCCCGCAGCCTCGCAGCCGAGGTGATGGACGATGTTCGCACGGCCCACCTGCTGGGCGCTGCCCCGCTGCCGCGCAGTGTGGCGGCGGCCGTCGCGGCGGAAGTAACAGCGTCGGCCCGGCTCACCGGGGTCCTCCCGGTCCCCCCGCTGCCGTCCTCGGTGGCGGCGGCGGTGGTGCCCCGGCTGGTCCGGGAGGTGGAGCGCGGGCAGGCCCCCGGTTCCGGGCAGGTTCGCAGACCCGAGGTCCGGCCGTCCCCCTTGCCCATTCCGGAAGGCGTCCCTGGTCTGAACGCGGCCACCGCAGTCCGGCACAACCCGGCTCCACTGGTGCTCGTGCTCGCCCTGATGGTCGGCCTGACCCTGCTGGCCATCACGACGGCGTGGCCCAATCTGGCCGCCGGGGCACTGGTGCTGCGTACCCTGCTCGCGCAGGTCTCGCCGCTTGCTGGAGTCGGGCTGGGTCTGCTGCTGCTCACCTCCGCCGCCGTGAGCTGGCGGCCGGGGCCCGTGATGCGGCAGGTCGGGGCCGGGGCCTTTGCGCTCAGCGCCGTGTTGACCCTGCCCGCGCTGTATGCGGTTGCAGCCCACGGAGACGTGCGCTTCGGACAGAACATCACCGTCAATGAACCGGTGGAGGGCAACGTCATCGCCGTGGGCGGCCACATTCAGCTGGAAGCGGGCGCGCGGGTGCGCGGCGAGGTGGTCACGCTGCTGGGCGACGTGCGCCGAGCTCCCGGGGCCCAGGTCAGCGGACGGGTCAATGCACTGCTCGGGCACGCTCCGGATGACCTGGACGCCCTGGAAACCTCGCCGCCGCAGGGCATCGCCCTGGCGACCGTTGCCGCCTTCCGCCCGCTGCTGGGCTGGCTGGGCAGCGCGGCGTGGCCGCAGGTGTTCGTCACGCTGACCGGGGGCGCGCTGCTGCTGCTGTTCGTGGCGGGGCTGGCCCCCACCCTGGCGAGCCGGCAGCGCCACGCCCCCATGCGCACGCTGGCCCTGGGCGTGCTCGCCCTGGCCGCGCTGAGCGGCCCGGCACTGGCCCTGGCACTCTCGGGGCTGCTGGGTCCGGCGCTGGTCGCCGCCGCCCTGACCGCCGTGTTGATCGCGGTGGGCCTGAGCGTGAGCGCCTACGACGTGGGCCGCAGCGTGGCCCACCGCCTGCGCCTGCCGGTGCCCGACGCGGTGGGCGCGCTGCTGGGGCTGAGCGCGGTGGCCGCCAGCCTGGGCGCGCCGCCGCTGGCCTTTGCCCTGTCCCTGATCGGCGGGGCCTGGGGAGCCGGTACCCTGCTACTGGCCCGGGGAGGCACCCGGACCCAATAA
- the moaC gene encoding cyclic pyranopterin monophosphate synthase MoaC yields MAPPPAQPPRLTHFQDGLPRMVDVTDKAATTRTATAEAWVRLPPEARAALQAGTNPKGDPLTVARLAGLAGSKRTADLILLCHPIPVTGADVQITLEDAGVRIEATVRTTAPTGVEMEALTAVSVAALNVYDMLKAASKALEISGVRLLSKTGGKSGDYRAQARENPAP; encoded by the coding sequence GTGGCCCCTCCCCCCGCACAGCCGCCCCGGCTCACCCATTTTCAGGACGGCCTGCCCCGCATGGTGGACGTGACGGATAAGGCCGCCACCACACGGACAGCGACGGCCGAGGCCTGGGTGCGCCTGCCCCCCGAGGCCCGAGCCGCGCTGCAGGCGGGCACCAATCCCAAAGGAGACCCCCTGACCGTGGCCCGGCTCGCGGGGCTGGCGGGCAGCAAGCGCACAGCGGACCTGATTCTGCTGTGCCATCCCATTCCAGTCACCGGGGCGGACGTGCAGATCACCCTGGAGGACGCGGGCGTGCGCATCGAGGCTACGGTGCGCACCACCGCTCCCACCGGTGTGGAGATGGAGGCCCTGACCGCCGTCAGTGTGGCCGCCCTGAACGTGTACGACATGCTCAAGGCTGCGAGCAAGGCGCTGGAGATCTCCGGCGTGCGGCTGCTGAGCAAGACCGGTGGCAAGAGCGGCGACTATCGGGCTCAGGCCAGAGAAAACCCAGCACCCTGA
- the tgt gene encoding tRNA guanosine(34) transglycosylase Tgt, which yields MFEFEVQHQDGRARVAQFRTPRGTVTTPMFMPVGTQGTVKGISPDELLAIGSQMILGNTYHLMLRPGEDLVAAHGGLPGFTAYPGPFLTDSGGFQVMSLGHMRKISEEGVVFKSHLDGSLVDLTPERSVAVQEALGADVIMAFDECPPFPAEREYITRSLERTVRWLDRCLSAKSRPEQALFAIVQGGIHPDLRQRSLDLTLPFATPGFAIGGLAVGESKAEMYPAVDFTTARLPADKPRYLMGVGHPEDLVAGIALGVDMFDCVYPTRTGRFGYALTDDGRLNMNSSGPRRDLRPIDEDCDCYACRHYTRAYLAHLVRAEEMLGPRMLSLHNLRYLHRLVERARASIEQGTFVDWATDWGLRYFKGALPEWFAQTLRATEATPA from the coding sequence ATGTTTGAGTTTGAAGTACAGCATCAGGATGGTCGGGCTCGGGTGGCGCAGTTCCGGACGCCACGCGGAACGGTCACCACGCCCATGTTCATGCCGGTTGGTACGCAGGGAACGGTCAAGGGAATCAGCCCCGATGAACTCCTCGCCATCGGTTCACAGATGATTCTGGGCAACACCTACCACCTGATGCTGCGGCCCGGCGAGGATCTGGTGGCGGCGCATGGGGGCCTGCCCGGCTTCACCGCCTATCCGGGGCCGTTCCTGACCGATTCCGGAGGATTTCAGGTGATGAGCCTGGGGCACATGCGCAAGATCAGTGAAGAGGGGGTGGTCTTCAAGAGCCATCTGGACGGCAGCCTGGTGGATCTGACCCCCGAGCGCAGCGTGGCCGTGCAGGAAGCCCTGGGGGCCGATGTGATCATGGCCTTTGACGAGTGCCCGCCCTTTCCTGCCGAGCGCGAGTACATCACCCGCAGCCTGGAGCGCACCGTCCGCTGGCTGGACCGCTGCCTGAGTGCCAAATCCCGGCCCGAGCAGGCGCTGTTCGCCATCGTGCAGGGAGGCATTCACCCGGACCTGCGCCAGCGCAGCTTGGACCTGACATTGCCGTTTGCCACCCCCGGCTTCGCCATTGGGGGGCTGGCGGTGGGCGAGAGCAAGGCCGAGATGTACCCGGCGGTCGACTTCACCACGGCGCGTCTGCCGGCCGACAAGCCGCGTTACCTGATGGGGGTGGGCCATCCCGAGGATCTGGTGGCGGGCATCGCCCTGGGAGTGGATATGTTCGACTGCGTGTATCCCACCCGCACCGGGCGTTTCGGGTACGCCCTGACGGACGACGGACGCCTGAACATGAACTCCAGCGGGCCACGCCGGGACCTGCGTCCCATTGACGAGGACTGCGACTGCTATGCGTGCCGTCACTACACCCGCGCCTACCTGGCCCACCTTGTGAGGGCGGAGGAGATGCTCGGACCGAGAATGCTGTCTCTGCACAACCTGCGTTACCTACACCGCCTCGTGGAGCGGGCCAGGGCGAGCATCGAACAGGGCACTTTCGTCGACTGGGCCACCGACTGGGGTCTGCGCTACTTCAAGGGCGCGCTGCCTGAATGGTTCGCGCAGACGCTGCGAGCAACCGAGGCGACACCCGCCTGA
- a CDS encoding manganese-dependent inorganic pyrophosphatase, whose amino-acid sequence MLAVFGHLNPDTDAIASALVYARLLSRQGVQAQAYRLGDLNFETPFVLRHADVEAPPLLPSLPAGTAVALVDHNESAQSVSNLAELTVTRVVDHHKLGDLTTVQPAFLRFEPVGCTATLLLKLHREARLSVEQTDARLMLSAILSDTLHFRSPTTTPDDREAVAFLAPIAGVKDVTAYALEMFAAKSDLGDTPAEALLKMDYKVFPFGDPAQPQSWGLGVIETTNPAYVFGRQAELLSAMTAARNADGLSGVLLSVVDILNETNRTLVPGALEEQVVRETFGVLTTGSVADLGDRISRKKQIVPALERYFEGQDARS is encoded by the coding sequence ATGCTTGCTGTGTTCGGTCACCTGAATCCTGATACCGATGCCATCGCCTCTGCCCTGGTCTATGCCCGGCTGCTGTCCCGTCAGGGTGTACAGGCCCAGGCCTACCGGCTGGGCGACCTCAATTTCGAGACGCCTTTTGTGCTGCGGCACGCGGATGTGGAGGCTCCGCCGCTGTTGCCCTCCCTGCCTGCGGGAACGGCGGTGGCACTGGTGGACCACAATGAGAGCGCCCAATCGGTGTCCAATCTGGCCGAGCTGACCGTGACACGGGTGGTAGACCACCACAAGCTGGGCGACCTGACCACCGTGCAGCCGGCCTTCCTGCGCTTTGAGCCTGTGGGCTGCACCGCCACGCTGCTGCTCAAGCTGCACCGCGAGGCGCGGCTGAGCGTTGAGCAAACCGACGCCCGCTTGATGCTCAGCGCCATCCTGAGCGACACGCTGCATTTCCGCAGTCCCACGACCACCCCCGACGACCGGGAGGCGGTGGCTTTTCTGGCGCCGATTGCAGGCGTGAAGGACGTGACGGCGTACGCGCTGGAGATGTTCGCCGCCAAGAGCGATCTGGGGGACACCCCCGCCGAGGCGCTGCTGAAGATGGACTACAAGGTCTTTCCCTTCGGCGACCCGGCCCAGCCCCAGTCATGGGGCCTGGGAGTCATCGAGACGACCAACCCGGCCTACGTGTTCGGACGCCAGGCCGAGCTGCTGTCGGCGATGACGGCGGCGCGGAACGCAGACGGACTGAGCGGCGTGCTGCTGAGCGTGGTGGACATCCTCAACGAGACCAACCGCACGCTGGTTCCGGGCGCGCTGGAAGAGCAGGTGGTGCGTGAGACCTTCGGCGTGCTGACCACCGGCAGCGTGGCCGACCTGGGCGACCGCATCAGCCGCAAGAAGCAGATCGTACCGGCGCTGGAACGGTATTTCGAGGGCCAGGACGCGCGGAGCTGA
- a CDS encoding YceD family protein — MNDSPRIHLGSLLRSSDDAHAEGTLDHLHYEQGGQPQTLTFTEPAAYDIDVNALSGNEMYLQGTFEPTVVMECARCLREVPVPLELTLGTLMRYEPSADAPYLEEAETGEEVLVFGDPNVDLSSYLAETTLLQSPLSVLHDPECKGLCQICGQDLNEGSCEHMAAVPVEEIDDNLGIPEGTTHARQTPFAALRDLKLPED, encoded by the coding sequence ATGAACGATTCTCCCCGAATTCACCTGGGCTCACTGCTGCGCTCGTCGGACGACGCGCACGCCGAGGGCACCCTGGATCACCTCCACTACGAGCAGGGCGGACAGCCCCAGACGCTCACCTTCACGGAACCCGCCGCGTATGACATTGACGTCAACGCGCTCAGCGGCAACGAGATGTATCTGCAGGGCACCTTCGAGCCGACGGTGGTCATGGAGTGCGCCCGCTGCCTGCGGGAGGTGCCGGTGCCGCTGGAACTCACGCTGGGCACCCTGATGCGCTACGAGCCGTCCGCCGACGCCCCCTACCTGGAGGAGGCGGAGACCGGCGAGGAAGTGCTGGTCTTCGGTGACCCCAACGTCGACCTCAGCAGCTATCTCGCCGAGACGACCCTGCTGCAGTCGCCCCTGAGTGTGCTGCACGACCCCGAGTGCAAGGGGCTGTGTCAGATCTGCGGCCAGGACCTCAACGAAGGCTCCTGTGAACACATGGCCGCCGTGCCGGTCGAGGAGATCGACGACAACCTGGGCATTCCGGAAGGCACCACCCACGCCCGGCAGACCCCCTTCGCCGCGCTGCGCGACCTCAAGCTGCCGGAGGACTGA
- a CDS encoding helix-turn-helix domain-containing protein, which yields MKLHERLRELRSERGLRLKDVAETAGISVPYLSDLERGRTNPSLETLQTLAGAYVITVHDLLEGVEFYGASTEGALPKGLADLVADPTLGPQITPDWVQTLSRIELRGKRPRDKGDWYEIYLHLKRILN from the coding sequence ATGAAACTGCACGAACGACTCCGCGAACTCCGTAGTGAACGCGGGCTGCGGCTCAAAGACGTCGCCGAGACCGCCGGGATCAGCGTCCCGTACCTCAGCGACCTCGAACGTGGCCGCACCAATCCTAGCCTGGAAACCCTGCAGACCCTGGCCGGGGCCTACGTCATCACGGTTCACGATCTGCTCGAAGGCGTCGAGTTCTACGGCGCGTCCACCGAGGGCGCCCTGCCCAAGGGACTCGCCGATCTGGTGGCCGATCCCACCCTGGGGCCGCAGATCACGCCCGACTGGGTCCAGACCCTCTCGCGCATTGAACTGCGCGGCAAACGTCCCCGTGACAAGGGCGACTGGTACGAGATCTACCTGCACCTCAAGCGCATCCTGAACTGA